From the genome of Sediminibacter sp. Hel_I_10:
TTCCAGATTTCCAACGATTTTCACCCGTTACGAATTATCAAAGGTTACCTAGAAGGTGATACCGCATCAAATGAATATGCGGTGTTGATGGAGTGGGATAATATTTATTACACTAAAAAAAGCATCAAGGCCAGCTCTATTAAAACGGTAGTAAGACTCGGGTTGATCCAATGGCAAATGCGTACCTACAATGGTTTAGAAGACCTTATGGAGCAAGTGGAGTATTTTGTAGATAGTGTCTCTGCATACCGATCAGATTTTGCCCTGTTTCCGGAGTTTTTCAATGCGCCATTGATGGCCAAGTACAATCACATGCATGAGCCAGATGCTATACGTGAGTTAGCTAAATACACCTCGGTGATTGTAGAGCGACTTCAGCAACTGTCTATTTCTTACAATATCAATATCATTTCGGGAAGTATGCCTGAGCTCGTAGGCGATAAGCTTTATAATGTGGGGTATTTATGCAGACGTGACGGAAGTTTGGAGCGTTATGAGAAAATACACGTTACGCCAGATGAAGCTAAGGTTTGGGGGATGCAACGCGGTAGCGAATTGAAAACTTTTGAAACCGACTGTGGTAAAATTGGAATTTTAATTTGCTATGATTCTGAATTTCCAGAGTTATCGAGATTGTTAAGTGATGAGGGCATGGATATCTTGTTTGTTCCATTTTTAACCGATACTCAAAACGGCTATTCAAGAGTGCGTTTGTGTGCACAAGCTAGAGCGGTAGAAAACGAATGTTACGTGGCCATTGCTGGGAGTGTAGGGAATCTTCCAAACGTGAATAACATGGATATTCAATACGCGCAATCGGCGGTGTTTACACCTTGTGATTTCTCATTTCCAAGTAATGGCATTAAGGCCGAAGCCACAACAAATACCGAGATGATCTTAGTGGCTGATGTTGATTTGAGCTTATTAAGAGAATTGCATTCTTTTGGCGCCGTTAAAAATTTAAAAGATCGTAGAAAAGATGTGTATAACGTGATTCGTGTTAGAGAATAAATAATATATTTGAATCGCAAATAGTATCGATTATGAAACCAAAAGACAACCATCTAAAACGAGTTATTGTTGATTTTAAAAAATTGACACCAGAAATCCTATCCTTATTGGTAGAACGCTACCCAGATGGATATGATGACGATAATATCATCACCTTCAAGAACGCTAATAACGAAACTGTTGAGGCCGTAGAAGTGACAACTGCAGATACAAAATACCTTGTAAAGGTGAGTACCAAGTTAGAGGTCACCATGGAGAATTATGACGAAGATGATTATGAAGAGTTTGATAACGATGATCCAGAAGCAGTACAAGATCCAGAATTAGATCCTGAAGCTGAAGACATCGAGGAAGACGAAGATTAAATACATAAAATCACTAATTAACTTACAGTAGAAACTTCAGAAAGAGGAAAGCAGAACCTACCACTTGTTCATCATTCAAAATGATGTGACTAAAAGAACTTTCGGACTTGATGTGGTAAACTTCCGATAGAACTGTCTTAAGACAGAAAATTAAATAAAAACAACATTTAATTAAGTTCTATTACTATGAAATCAATTGTATTTAAAGGGTTATTATTAGTGAGTTTCTTCAGTTTAACTGCATTACAGAACTTACAGGAAACAAACACGTTTACTGGGTTTTATGACGGTCATGAAGACTACGGTTACAACTTTATTGGGGAGTATGATGATGGTTCTGAATATACCATGACTTTCCATAAGATCGATCCTAAAGTGGCCGATAGTTTTGATTTTGATTCTGATGCTCTTTTAGGAAAAGACTTTGAGGTGACTTATAAAACAGAGATCAAAACCTTCAAAGATGAAGATGGCTTTGATGATGAGAAAGAAATTATAACCATTCTCGCTGTTAAAAGCCTATAGGCTCATAACGTTTAGATATATCATAAAGCCAACTTGTTGAAGTTGGCTTTTTTTTATGCGGAAATGTGATGTTGAAGTAAATTTTGCAGTTGTTGATAATGCTCTTAGATCCTGCTGTTGCGTTTCAAAAGCATTCTATAGCGCAGCTGTAGTTGGGTTTCTTTTACCTTTGGAAATCAACTCCCAGAGCAATACACCGTAAACCACACTATATTCTAGAGCGGTGATCCAAAGGTTTTCAGACTTATCGGCACTGTTTAAATTAAGGTAAGACAGATAGCTCAAAATGATTACAAAGCTCCAGACCAGTGCAAATTTATACTCTGTAAAGATGCCTAATAACACGAGGGTTGCCAAATACCAAGGATGCACGGTAGTGCTTAAAAACAGATAGGCTGTAAAAGCAAAAAGCATGGAGATGATCAAGCGCTTTGTGTCTATATGTTTTCGAAATAGAGAGAATCCTAAAACCACGGCTAAAATACATACAGGCAATACCTTTCCAATAATGGCAATTTCATTCCATCCTCTAAATTGATAGCCAATGGCTCTAGCCAGATAGTACATACTGGCATTAAACTCAAAAGTATTGAACCAAAGCCCAACGGTTTCAGCATAATTTGTAAAAAATTCCGAAGAAAAAAATGGCATAAATAGCATTACGATAGTAATCCCTACAATGGCGTAAAATGATAGGAGTGTTTTAAAATCAATACGTTTTAGGGACCAGTCTTTTTCTTCATTAGAAAACTTAGAAGAAAAGTAATTGAATAACAATGGTAAAAACAATAAGGGAACCAACTTAACAGAAACCGATACTCCGAAAATAACCGCAGCCCATTGCCATTTGCCAAGGTGCAAAAGGTAAAGACTCCATATTAAAAAGAAAATCATGATCCCTTCAAAATGCAGATTGCCCGTTAATTCAATGATAATAAATGGGTTTAGAAGATACCAAAAGATGTTATAGATTGGAAGCTTTAGGGCTTTCAAGAGTTTTGTTCCAAAGAAAAACACACCAAAATCGGCAGCAATAATAAGCACTCTAAAAACCATGACAGATCCTAAAATACTTTGACTAGAGAAGAGCGCGGCAATGCTAAAGCATAACTGCTTAATAGGAGGATAGTTGGTATAATGGCTAGCGTTAAGTGCTCCCATTCCAGAATAGAGTTCTTGAGCTTGACGCACTGGATATTCGGCAGCAGAGAAAAAGGATTCCGGAGTGTAGAGATAGGGATTAAGACCCTCTAAAATCATACGTCCATCCCATATAAAACGATAAAAATCTTGAGAAAGATTGGGAATGGCCAAAATAAAAACGGCTCTAAATACAAAGGCAATTACAGCCAAGAGCTTGGTATGTGCTTTGGCGTATTTAAGGAGTGCTAAAAAAAACACCCACAGACCAACGTAAAGAGAGATCAATTTAGGGGAGTCAGTTCGTTCTAAATCATAAGCGAAACTCCAATAAAAGGCAATACTAATTAATGTGAATAGCAGTGGAACCTTATGAAGTTTCCAAAACGGCATTACATTTTAGAGCTTATCGATTTGAAGAATACATAACCAAAACCTAAAAAGAGCATCAGGTGAAATGGGAACAATCCAAAATCACCACCTTGATCACCTACAACAAAAGCACTGTACAAACCAAAAGCAAAATACAGCATTAAAAAGCCTTCTACAATCACGTTGAGCGACAGGGTTTTTCTAAGGTATTTATTGCCTTTCCAGGTGTCTTTAATACTGCTAATGTTAAACTTAGGCGTACGCACAAACTCACTGCGTTTACCAGCATGGCCCTCAAGAACGGCTATAGAATTGTGTAACGAAAACCCCATAGCGATCGAGAAAAAGGTAAAGAACATCCCGATATAGCTAAAGAATTTTTTAAATCCGCTCCCATAGATTTGCTTGTACATAAACCAATAGCATACAAAGAAAATCATGGTACTCAACACAAAGAAACTCATGAAGTAAAAGTAAAAGCGTAAATGCTCATATTCGTTTTTGATATAAAGCATTGGGATGCTCAATACGGCAACAATAAATACGTTTAAAAACATGGTACTGTTCAACAAGTGCAATAAGCCATGCACTTTGGTTTTAAAGGAAATGTTATCAGATTTGACGACGCGCCAAAGCATTTTTCTAAAATTCTCAGCACCTCCTTTGTTCCATCTAAATTGTTGAGATCGCGCAGCACTAATCACAACTGGTAATTCTGCTGGAGTCTCTACATCTTCAAGATATTTAAATTTCCAGTTTTTAAGTTGTGCTCTGTAGCTAAGATCAAGATCTTCGGTTAAAGTATCGCCTTCCCAGTTTCCGGCATCAAGAATACAGGTTTTACGCCATACCCCAGCGGTGCCATTAAAGTTGATAAAGTGTCCCTTGCTATTTCGGCCAACCTGCTCTAAGGTAAAATGGGCATCAAGAGCAAAGGCTTGAATTTTTGTAAGTAAAGAATAATTTCTATTGATATGTCCCCAACGGGTTTGAACCACACCAATTTTTTCGTCCTTAAAGTAGGGAATGGTACGTTTTAACCAGTTTTTCTTCGGAAGAAAATCGGCATCAAAAATAGCAATATATTCACCTTTGGCAATTTTAAGGCCTTCTTTGAGAGCGCCAGCTTTATAGCCGCTTCTATCTGTTCTAGTAATATGCGTAATGTCAAGCCCCGTTTTTTGAAGCTGGGCAACGTGTGCTCTTGTGGTAGCTACGGTCTCATCTGTACTGTCATCCAGCACTTGAATTTCTAGCCGGTTTTGAGGATAGTCTAAAAGTGCAATGTTGTCTAGCAAACGCTCCATCACATACATTTCGTTAAAAACGGGTAATTGGATGGTCACATAAGGCACTTCTTCTGGTTTAGAAAAATCAAAAGTGACGCAGGGTTTATTGGTTTTTTTTGAAGACAGGTAATTTGAGAGTAAGTTGAGCTGTGCTAGAGAGTACATGAAAATCAGCACAATAGCAATGGTGTAAATGACAATAATTGTCGTTTCGATAATCATTTTTTAAAACTATATTTAAAAATCCAAAGCAGGATTTTTACGCCTGCAAATATAGCACCTTTTACGGTTCCTGAAACTTTTGAGATGCCTATTCTATTTCTATAATTTACAGGGATTTCAGTATAGGTCATTCTTTGCCGTAAGACTTTAAGTTGCATTTCTACCGTCCAGCCATAGGTTTTGTCTTCCATGTTGAGGCTCAGTAGTTTGCTGTATTTTATGGCTCGAAACGGACCTAAATCTGAAAATTTCGCATTAAAAAACAGGGACATTAATGAGGTAGCTAACCAATTTCCAAAAATTTGAGGAATCGTCATTGCGCCTTTTTCTCTTAACTCCTTCACTCTCGCTCCAACAACAAAATCGAGATTCTCATTTAAAATAGGATCTATGATTTTGGTGAGCTCTTCAGAATAATCAGAATAATCGCCATCTAAAAACACGATAATATCGGGCTGTTGTTGTTTTGGTAAAGTAGCAATGTAACTCATGCCTTTTAAGCAGGCATGCCCATAACCAGGACGGGGTTCTTTTAAAACAGTGGCGCCAGCAGTTTTTGCGTTAATTTCAGTAGCATCTGTAGAATTATTGCTTACCACAATAACCTCACTAACCAGTTTGGGAATGTCTCTAATAACAAGGCCAATAGAATCGGCCTCATTATAAGCGGGAATAATGACTTTAATGTTGCTCATTACAGGTCTTTTACTAGATGGAGAGCTCTCAAGCTTGCCATCTATAATCTTTTCAAAATATGATGGTGCAAAGATTGGTTTTTTCTTTTTGAGTATAGATGCTATTTAGCAACTTGTTGCATATTCCATTTTGAAAAAAGAAGATTTTATTTTTCGTTGATTAAGGCCATCAAGTCTACATCATTACCTAACAAGATGTCGTTGCTATTGATGCGACCTTTCATATGATCATTCTCTAATTTTAAAACACCTCTAGGGCAAACTGCAGAACAAATCCCACAGCCCACACAGCTCGAGCGTACAATATTTTCTCCTTTTTGTGCATAAGCACGCACATCAATCCCCATTTCGCAGTAGGTGGAGCAATTTCCACAGGAGATACATTGTCCGCCGTTTGTAGTAATTCTAAATTTTGAAAATAAGCGTTGTTGAAATCCTAATATGGCGGCCATTGGGCAACCAAAACGACACCAAACCCTATTGCCGAAAATAGGATAAAATCCAGTGCCTATAACGCCTGAGAAGATGGAACCAATCAAGAAGCCGTAGGATGTACGTAAGGTTTCGGCTTTAATTAAAAATAAGTTAGCCCCGTTAGTATAATGCAATCCAATGAGTGCCATAACAATCACAAAATAACCTATCGCGCCATATTTGGCATCCTTGGCCAATTGCTGTCTCTTAAAAATCATTACAAGCGCAAATACCAGAGTGAGTAATGAGGCCACACCAATTAAAAACGTCGATTTTGTAAGCCAATATTTACTGCTGTCTTCACCTAAATAAGAATAAATGACAGCTGTGGTCATTAAGGTTACAAAAACAACGACGCTATGTACCACCCATCGTTCTATGTTCCATGCGTACTGTTTTTTGTTGCTCAAGTGTCTAAACGAATCACCGGCAGTCTCTGCTAAGCCACCGCAGCCACAAACCCAGGAGCAGTACCAACGCTTTCCGTATTTGTAGGTTAAAATTGGGGTGATGATAAAAATTGAAGCGACGCCAAAAAGCAGTAAGGCCAGACCAATATCTCCAGCCTCTATCATAGAATTGACCCTATATTGCTCAAAGTTGTAGTAGTTAAGTGGCCAGATGTTCTTTAAATCGTAATAGGGTAAACTAAACGATTCAGAATTTAATCGTGCCATAAACTCCGGAATTAAAAATGCAAATGCCAACTGAAAGAACATCACAGAAAAGGTGCGTAAGCGCTCATATCTATTGTGACGGTATTTGAGTAAAAATTTATACCCTAAAAAGAGTATGGCAATGGTGTATAATGTGCCGTAAACAAACCATTGGCTCGCCTGTCCGCCATTTAATAGATAGCTCAAGGGGTCAAAGAGTGCTATTACTCCAGTATTTGCAGCACCATCGGTACCAAGCCCTAACCATGCTGCTTTAAAATAGAGAATGAGATAGAAACTGGTTAAGGCAATGCCTGTGACCCAAGCCCACAAACCCCGAGAGGAAATGGATTTGAACATCACGCCGTCATTTTTGATGCCGGCATGCTTGCCCAGATACAGATCATTTGCGAATAATATGATACCACCAGAAATCATCACCAAAGAGACGGTCAAGACCACGGCTCTATTGGGAAAATTAATATTAAAAGCCGCTAAGACTAAAATCAGGAGTCCAATAACGCCAATAGCGGTTGCTATCTTTTGTTTATTAGAAAGATCAAAAGCCTCTGGCTTGGTAAGCGACATGCTTGGATTAGGTGGATTCATTTTTTATTATTTGATTGAGATCTCAAGGGTTTGGTGTTTTTATTGTGCTGCATCATAAACCGATGAAATCTTGTAAAATTTAAACGTTTTGTAATTGTTTCGTGTAAGCCGAGAGGATGGTATGCTCGTAGCGGCTATAAAATTCAGGATCAAAATTGGCCGTTTTTAAATGTTGCATTACATAATCTACTTCCCTTTTCTCTGTAAGCCATTGGTCAAACACCTCATGGCGCATGCGTATCCCAAAGGTGTTGATGCCTAAAAACTCATGGCTGTCTTTGTGGTAAGCCACGGTGATGCATCTGGTGTCATCTTCGTGTTTCCAATGAAAATGAGCTTCGTAATCAGGTCTTCCTTTTTTGCCAAACACCCAGCCGTAGGTTTGGTATTCGATATCTAAAAATTTAGCGCTATTAAACCAGTGCCCGGGATTATAGGCCATTCTGTTGCCGCAAATGGTCTGTGCCAAGGTTTCTCCCATCATTCTCCCTGTGTACCAAACGGCCTCAACTGGGCGGCGTTGGCCAATGGCCTCATGTTGCTCGGCGCAGTCGCCAATGGCATAAACGTTTGGGACATTGGTTTCAAGATAGCGGTTGACCAAAACGCCTTTTTTTGTGGAAATGTTAGAGTCTTTTATAAAATTTATATTTGGCGATACGCCGGCTGTTAATCCTACCAAATCACAGGCTATTTCCTCGCCAGTCTCTTCGATAATGATGGATTTGACCTTACCATTTTCGTCTGATTTAATTTCTTTGAGACTGCTGGAAAGCCTAAGGTCAATGTGATGGCTCTTGATATGTCTATTGATCATTTGGCTCTCTCCTTCGGGCAATACGCCGTTCCAAAAACTAGATTCCCTAACTAAGAAGGTCACGGGAATATTTCGAGAGTTCAGCATTTCGGCCAGTTCAATGCCAATGAGTCCGCCGCCAACAATCACAGCGCGTTTGCAAACTGTATTATTGGGAGCGTTTGCTTCTAGAGTATCTAGATCTTGTTTACTGTAAAGCCCCTGCACGCCGTCTAAATCTTGACCTGGCCAACCATAATGATTAGGGCTACTGCCTGTAGCAATCACTAATTTGTCATAACTTAAATTGCCGCCATGGTCTAATTTGAGGGAGTTGTTGCTCGTATCTATTTTAGTGACGTGCGCCTTAAGCAGTTCAATACGGTTTTTTTTCCAAAACCAATCTTCATAAGGTTTTGTATGTTCGTAAGTCATATGGCCCATGTAAATGTACATCAGGGCGGTTCGGGAGAAAAAATGATCGGTTTCAGAAGAAATGATCGTGATTTTTTTGTCAGAGCCTTTTCTAATGTGTCTGGCAAGCGTCACTCCTGAGATGCCGTTACCTATGATAACTATATGTTCCATTTATAATATCTGCGTCTTTCAATTATGTCGCAACTAAAGGTAATAACTTTACTGGAGCAGTTAATTTATATTGGTTATAAATTGAATTGCGTTTTTGGGTTTCACTTCGGAAATGTGAACGGTAGTTTTCGTGGTAGCTATAAGAAAAGTATTGATTTTCGACTTACCGTGTATTGTGGTTACATAGTAATACAACTCTAGCATGACACGTTATTTCACCCTTCTATTCTTTGCTTTTGGTCTAAATTTTAGTTTTGGTCAAAGTACCCAAGCCTTTTTTGACAAAGCCGATAGCTTCTTGAAGGCTAATGTTTCCGAAGGAAAAGTGGATGATGAGCGAATTCATTTTGTATTGGTATGTGGAGTTGTTGGTTGTCCGCCATTAATCAATAGCGCTTTTTCCCAAGTATGATAGATGCCCAATTGCAAAAACAAATCGTAGCGGCTCTAAGTCATCCAGAGTTTGTGAGAACAGGAAAAGGGCAGGTGCAACTTTCTGAAATTTTTAAATGGTACTAGTCCGATTTTTTTGCAAGACGGAAATGAGCTAGATTTCATCAACCGTTTTAGAACAGAAAAAATTGCTTCAACATCTACAATCACATACTATCCCTATGATTGGAGTTTGAACAAACGTAAACCATAGTTGGGACTGTGATTTATTAGAGCTTTGCATACGCTCGTTTCGCTTTATGTCTTATTTTCGGGAAAACAATGGCTCTCGTTCGATGAAACTTTTAAAATACATTATCCTTTGCGGCATCTTGCAGTGTTGCCAATCTCAACCTGATAAAATCAATGGCGTTAGTTTTGTAGCGTCGAGAGATCAAATTGACAGTGTGCATATTGATCCCGTGGTCAATTTAGGGGCCAATTATGCCGCCATCATGCCGTTTGGATTTATTAAGGAATTGAAGCATCCCGAAATTGTTTACAATACCGAAAGGCAATGGTTTGGCGAAACTAGGGTTGGAGCCAAACAATATATTGAGCAATTGAAACGCGCAAACATCAAGATTATGATCAAGCCACAAATATGGGTCTGGCGTGGCGAGTTTACAGGGCGTATTAAGATGGATAATGAAGCAGATTGGGCCACCTTGGAAGCGTCATACTCTAATTTTATTATGGAATATGCGCAACTGGCGCAAGAGACCAAGGCCGAAATCTTTTGTATTGGTACCGAGTTGGAGAATTTTACACAAGCACGACCAGAATACTGGCATCAGCTCATTTTAGAAATTAAAAAGGTGTACTCCGGAAAATTAACCTATGCTGCCAATTGGGACGAATATAAACGAACTCCATTTTGGCAAGATCTAGATTATATTGGAGTAGATGCCTATTTTCCTGTAAGTGAGATGAAAACACCTACGGTTGAAGATTGTGAGAAAGGCTGGCAGCCCCATAAAATCCTGTTGAAGACCATTTCCGAAGATTATAAAAAGC
Proteins encoded in this window:
- a CDS encoding cellulose synthase family protein, translated to MIIETTIIVIYTIAIVLIFMYSLAQLNLLSNYLSSKKTNKPCVTFDFSKPEEVPYVTIQLPVFNEMYVMERLLDNIALLDYPQNRLEIQVLDDSTDETVATTRAHVAQLQKTGLDITHITRTDRSGYKAGALKEGLKIAKGEYIAIFDADFLPKKNWLKRTIPYFKDEKIGVVQTRWGHINRNYSLLTKIQAFALDAHFTLEQVGRNSKGHFINFNGTAGVWRKTCILDAGNWEGDTLTEDLDLSYRAQLKNWKFKYLEDVETPAELPVVISAARSQQFRWNKGGAENFRKMLWRVVKSDNISFKTKVHGLLHLLNSTMFLNVFIVAVLSIPMLYIKNEYEHLRFYFYFMSFFVLSTMIFFVCYWFMYKQIYGSGFKKFFSYIGMFFTFFSIAMGFSLHNSIAVLEGHAGKRSEFVRTPKFNISSIKDTWKGNKYLRKTLSLNVIVEGFLMLYFAFGLYSAFVVGDQGGDFGLFPFHLMLFLGFGYVFFKSISSKM
- a CDS encoding glycoside hydrolase TIM-barrel-like domain-containing protein, whose translation is MKLLKYIILCGILQCCQSQPDKINGVSFVASRDQIDSVHIDPVVNLGANYAAIMPFGFIKELKHPEIVYNTERQWFGETRVGAKQYIEQLKRANIKIMIKPQIWVWRGEFTGRIKMDNEADWATLEASYSNFIMEYAQLAQETKAEIFCIGTELENFTQARPEYWHQLILEIKKVYSGKLTYAANWDEYKRTPFWQDLDYIGVDAYFPVSEMKTPTVEDCEKGWQPHKILLKTISEDYKKPILFTEYGYRSMDYTGQRPWESDHNISTLNLEGQSHATQAMFNVFWKEDWFAGGFVWKWFHAHDKSGGTKDNQFTPQNKPVESVIRSLYSKTEPR
- a CDS encoding NAD(P)/FAD-dependent oxidoreductase, which gives rise to MEHIVIIGNGISGVTLARHIRKGSDKKITIISSETDHFFSRTALMYIYMGHMTYEHTKPYEDWFWKKNRIELLKAHVTKIDTSNNSLKLDHGGNLSYDKLVIATGSSPNHYGWPGQDLDGVQGLYSKQDLDTLEANAPNNTVCKRAVIVGGGLIGIELAEMLNSRNIPVTFLVRESSFWNGVLPEGESQMINRHIKSHHIDLRLSSSLKEIKSDENGKVKSIIIEETGEEIACDLVGLTAGVSPNINFIKDSNISTKKGVLVNRYLETNVPNVYAIGDCAEQHEAIGQRRPVEAVWYTGRMMGETLAQTICGNRMAYNPGHWFNSAKFLDIEYQTYGWVFGKKGRPDYEAHFHWKHEDDTRCITVAYHKDSHEFLGINTFGIRMRHEVFDQWLTEKREVDYVMQHLKTANFDPEFYSRYEHTILSAYTKQLQNV
- a CDS encoding glycosyltransferase family 2 protein, giving the protein MSNIKVIIPAYNEADSIGLVIRDIPKLVSEVIVVSNNSTDATEINAKTAGATVLKEPRPGYGHACLKGMSYIATLPKQQQPDIIVFLDGDYSDYSEELTKIIDPILNENLDFVVGARVKELREKGAMTIPQIFGNWLATSLMSLFFNAKFSDLGPFRAIKYSKLLSLNMEDKTYGWTVEMQLKVLRQRMTYTEIPVNYRNRIGISKVSGTVKGAIFAGVKILLWIFKYSFKK
- a CDS encoding 4Fe-4S dicluster domain-containing protein; the protein is MNPPNPSMSLTKPEAFDLSNKQKIATAIGVIGLLILVLAAFNINFPNRAVVLTVSLVMISGGIILFANDLYLGKHAGIKNDGVMFKSISSRGLWAWVTGIALTSFYLILYFKAAWLGLGTDGAANTGVIALFDPLSYLLNGGQASQWFVYGTLYTIAILFLGYKFLLKYRHNRYERLRTFSVMFFQLAFAFLIPEFMARLNSESFSLPYYDLKNIWPLNYYNFEQYRVNSMIEAGDIGLALLLFGVASIFIITPILTYKYGKRWYCSWVCGCGGLAETAGDSFRHLSNKKQYAWNIERWVVHSVVVFVTLMTTAVIYSYLGEDSSKYWLTKSTFLIGVASLLTLVFALVMIFKRQQLAKDAKYGAIGYFVIVMALIGLHYTNGANLFLIKAETLRTSYGFLIGSIFSGVIGTGFYPIFGNRVWCRFGCPMAAILGFQQRLFSKFRITTNGGQCISCGNCSTYCEMGIDVRAYAQKGENIVRSSCVGCGICSAVCPRGVLKLENDHMKGRINSNDILLGNDVDLMALINEK
- a CDS encoding glycosyltransferase 87 family protein; the protein is MPFWKLHKVPLLFTLISIAFYWSFAYDLERTDSPKLISLYVGLWVFFLALLKYAKAHTKLLAVIAFVFRAVFILAIPNLSQDFYRFIWDGRMILEGLNPYLYTPESFFSAAEYPVRQAQELYSGMGALNASHYTNYPPIKQLCFSIAALFSSQSILGSVMVFRVLIIAADFGVFFFGTKLLKALKLPIYNIFWYLLNPFIIIELTGNLHFEGIMIFFLIWSLYLLHLGKWQWAAVIFGVSVSVKLVPLLFLPLLFNYFSSKFSNEEKDWSLKRIDFKTLLSFYAIVGITIVMLFMPFFSSEFFTNYAETVGLWFNTFEFNASMYYLARAIGYQFRGWNEIAIIGKVLPVCILAVVLGFSLFRKHIDTKRLIISMLFAFTAYLFLSTTVHPWYLATLVLLGIFTEYKFALVWSFVIILSYLSYLNLNSADKSENLWITALEYSVVYGVLLWELISKGKRNPTTAAL
- a CDS encoding DUF547 domain-containing protein, with translation MTRYFTLLFFAFGLNFSFGQSTQAFFDKADSFLKANVSEGKVDDERIHFVLVCGVVGCPPLINSAFSQV
- a CDS encoding bifunctional GNAT family N-acetyltransferase/carbon-nitrogen hydrolase family protein; its protein translation is MEEQKIENIELKYLTIDDFEGLKSATLESYGGIMNSFWTKQHIERLTTIFPEGQVVIKIDGNIAGCALSLIVDYKKIDDNHTYADIIEGDKFKNHDPKGDILYGIDVFIKPEYRGLRLGRRLYDYRKELCENLNLKGIVFGGRMPNYHKYQSDFTPKQYIEKVKHKEIYDPVLNFQISNDFHPLRIIKGYLEGDTASNEYAVLMEWDNIYYTKKSIKASSIKTVVRLGLIQWQMRTYNGLEDLMEQVEYFVDSVSAYRSDFALFPEFFNAPLMAKYNHMHEPDAIRELAKYTSVIVERLQQLSISYNINIISGSMPELVGDKLYNVGYLCRRDGSLERYEKIHVTPDEAKVWGMQRGSELKTFETDCGKIGILICYDSEFPELSRLLSDEGMDILFVPFLTDTQNGYSRVRLCAQARAVENECYVAIAGSVGNLPNVNNMDIQYAQSAVFTPCDFSFPSNGIKAEATTNTEMILVADVDLSLLRELHSFGAVKNLKDRRKDVYNVIRVRE